TTACCACCGAAGTCTCGATACCGGGACGATACCTGGTGCTGGTGCCGGATGACGATCATGTTCGCGTTTCCAAGAGAATCTCCAGCTGGAACGAAAAGCGGAGACTGAAAAAAGTGGTCAATCCGCTGCGTCCCGAAGGATTCGGCGTGATTGTCAGAACCGAGGGCGAAGAAAAAAACGAGCCCGATTTCCGGTCCGACATCAAGCGCCTCGTGAAACTCTGGGCGCACCTTAAAAAGGCCAAAGAAACGCTGCCCGCGCCGTCGGTGATTCACAAGGAAGAGGAAATGATCACGTCGATCATCAGGGATATTTTCACTGATGATGTCACCCGCCTGCTGGTCGATGACCGCCGCGAGTACCGGACGATCATGTCCTACATGCGTCATGTCATGCCGCACTTGAAAGACCGCGTCGAAATGTACAAGGGCGACACCCAGTTATTCGACCTGTACAAGCTGGAGCCCGAAATTGAAAAAATGCTCGAGCGTAAAGTCTGGATCAAAAAAGGATCCTACCTTGTCATCGACCAGACCGAAGCCCTCATGACAATCGACGTCAACACCGGCCGCTTTGTCGGCAAAGGTGACCAGGAGACGACCATCCTGCGGACCAACCTCGAAGCGGTCAAAGAGATCTCCCGCCAGATCCGCCTGCGCGATATCGGCGGCCTGATCGTCTGCGACTTCATCGACATGACCAACCGCGGCAACCGCCAGCGGCTCAGCGATGAGTTCCGGAATGCCTTCAAAAACGACCGCGCCAAAAGGTCGATTCTCCCCGTCAACGAATTCGGACTGGTCGAGATGACCCGCGAGCGCATCCGCCCTTCGCTGACCCATCAGTTCTCCGAACCGTGCCCGCACTGTCATGGTTTCGGGCGCATCACCTCGCGCGACACGGTCGCCGTCAAAATCGAGCGCTGGTTCAACCGCGCCAAAATCGACGGCCGCTTCAAGAAATTCGACCTGGTGGTTAATCCGATGATGGCCGAGACGCTGGTCGGCAACGGCGCCAACCGCATCGGGAAAATCATGAAAATGCATAGTCTCAAAATTAACATCGTCCGCGACACGATCATCCCGACGCAGGAATTCAAGGTGTATGATCCGGCGCAAAACCTCGAGTTGACCGAGACGTACAAGGGCTGACATTCATATTACGGAGCAAACTCTAAGGCAGGCGCCGCGCCTGCCTTTTTTTATTTGCAATCTGCGCGCGGTGGGTCGCCGCCCCTAAGATATCATTTCCACCCGCCTTGGCGGTATTGGTGCCCCACAGCTTGCTGTGGGTTTGTATCTTACAAAACAGTAGCCGGGCCGAGCCTGAAATGCACCGAAGACCAATAAAGCGTCTCTGCCTTTTTAAAAACCCGATTGATTCCCGCTTTGGCCAGATTATTGCCATTGCAATCGAACCCACAGCAAGCTGTGGGGCACCCCGGCCGGTGTCCTGTCCCTACCGTTATTTGGCGGGCATACCGCCGCGGCGGGTTTCCGTTCGCACCAAACAGAGTATCCACAATCCACATTTTTGACGCACCCATAGCCATAATTCTATTCACACCCCTCTATAATACCCCCTGCGGACGGAATTAACATCAAGGTGATGGTGATTTTGCAAAGAAACATGGTTTAAGAAACCCGGAGCGGAGCTCCGGGCCACGCCAGCCGCGCCAAATTTATTTGGGGCGGGGCTTTTAAAAACACATCCCCAAACAAGTTTGGGAATGCCACCCGGTCGCCCACAATTATACCTTATTGGGGGCGAACCATTTTTCTCCGGGGAATAGGTTTTTATTTATTTTAAAAACGCAAAAACAAAGCCAATTCCTTGTAAGCAAAATGAGGAATTCGAGTTACAAGGAAATTTCCGGCCGGTTTTATGGGGTCAAAACTTCAATTTGTATGTAATTTTGTCGGGGAATATCGCAGAAGGAATGTCGGGTTGCTCGCTTATTCGCCTGCGCTCAGGCGCTCGTAACACCGACCTACCTTAGACTCGATTTCTTATTATTCAAAATGGCGGGGAGCCAGTCGGTGACGATCAGATTCTGGAGTAAGATGGCGGCGGCCATGTTGGGGTGGACATCATCCCCTTCATATTCGGCCCTGATACAGGCGTACCTGGGGTCGCCGTAAATCTTCTGGACCGTGGCATCATAGAAGGACCAGGTATGAAAATTGGGATAATTGTCCAAATCCTGAAGGGTGTCGAGCCAGAAAGCGTTCCAGGCCATGCAATTGTGTTTATCCACCGAATCCATAACGACACCATATCTTCCGTCATATTTGACCGGCGTTTCCATGATATAAATAAAATCAATATCGCTGTAAAGAGCCGCCGAATCGCGCCACCGGAAAGCCTGATTGCGATACGAGGCCAGACTGTCATCGGACATCTCGACATAAATCAGCGGCCCGTATTTGAACCAGAGCATGTCGAAATCGGTGATATCGATCAATGTGTCGGGGTTCGGGATGGTATCGACAACGGTATCGACCAGCAGGAATCCGCCCTTGATACTGTCTTTGGTCATGGAGATGCCTTCCCAGAATCGGGTCAGGTGATGAATGTACATGTTGTTGATCGAATAGTTATAAATATCGTGCTGGGGATGCATCCAGCCGCAAACATGATTGGAGCTGTCGAAATCATCGGTCCGCCACCCGGCCCATGTCTCCCAGGGCGCGGTATTGGTCCGGTAATCCCACATGCGTATAAGCAGGTCATGCGCCTTGCCCAGGCTGTCAAGCCGGGATTTAAGGCCGGCAGCGGTATTATGCAGAATATATTGCCCGATAGAACTATGCTGCCACATAATCGAGAGGGTGTTGGGGCATGGCGCCGAGCCTCCCCTGTAAAGGTAATTAATAAGATAGGTGATATCCAACAGATTAATACTGCCGGAGTTATTGACATCGGCTCATGCCGTCGGCGGCTTCTCGCCACAGTCCGGGGCCGGGCCGTATTTGTAGAGATAACAGATAAGATAGCTGGCATCCAGAATATTGACGGCGCCGGAATCATCAACATCCCCGCACACGTTTGCAATCGATATCACGGGCAGCAACAGAATAATCAGGCCCAGAATCGCTGCCGGCACTCTTATCATAATAAAGTCTCTCATTCGATTTATTATACCGCCAAATCAGCAGGTGGTTCAGCCTGCCCCAATCGGCAATATATCTTGCCCAACAGATACAGAAAAGATACGAGATATATATGAGTTGGCAAGGGGAAAATGTTATGGCATTTTTGTTGACTATAACTGTCAGATCGCAAGCTCGATAAATCTAGGTCTCTTCAAGAATTCAGGATCTTTGACAAGATCTGACAGAACATTAATGCCAGGCAATTAATAATGTTTGAGGATGCCGCGAAAATAAGAAAGCCGCCAGGAACCTTCTCCCCTCTTGAGAGGGGTGCCCGAAGGGCGGGGTGTGTTTTCCCTCAAGCATGGCTTGCACACCCCTGAAGCCCCCTCTCGATAGGGGACTTGAGAAGAAATCTATGGGCGGGGTTGAGGAGTTTATTATGTTCTTGATTTCAAGGCCGTTGTGGATTTAATTTCGGTATCTATGAAAAAACCGAATTTGAATTCAGCCATCTTCGCCGCGCTCCTGATAATCTATATAATCGGGCAGTTCCTGATCGGGACCTGGCAGCCGGCCGAGAAACGCTTCATATACAATGCCCCGGCCGATGTCGATTTTTTGTACTACGGCGCCATTATCAACTCGCTGACCGATAAAATGCCGCCGCAAAATCCGGCTTTTGCCGGCGTCAAACTAACCCAGCCGTTTATTCAATATTATCCGGCGGCATTATTGGCAAAAATTATCAATCCGTATAACACCATCCGCATTCTCAATTTGCTTTATGTCATCCTTTTCTGGTTGCTTTTCAGGAGCCTATTTCCAAACCGATACGGCCTGCCGCTGATTATCCTGTTTGCGTCATCGGTTTTCGCGGTTGATCTGAATTCGCTGGGCGTGGATCTTATCGCCCGCGGGTTCACCCATGCGCCGTTTATTATCCTTCTGGCGGCGGCCATATTTTGCAAAAGACTGCCCGTCCGTCTTTTTGCGATTTTCGGCGCGGCGCTTATTAACGGCTACTCGATGCTCATGGTGGTGCCGTTTCTGGCGGTCATGGCAATCCTCAACCGGAAGCGCGAAGACATTTTCATCCTGGTTTCTTCCATACTCGGAACATTGGCGGCCTCGCTGATTGTCTCATCGGCGGTGACCGAAAGACCCTTCTATTTTGTCATCACCGAAGGTTTTTATTTCGATCCGATCGAGATTATCAAACATGCCGCGCCGTTCATTGTCCTTTCGGTCTTTTACAAGCATCGCGACATGACCATACTGCTGGCGGTGGCGCTGTTATTCGGATCGTTTATTCATTACAATCCCTTCTTTCCGATTTTCATGGCCTATTTCTGCGGGGCGATGATTGTCGCCGCGGGGCAGCCGCGGCTGCCGAGAGCGGAGATCCTGGCTTACCTGATAACGGCGGTGCTGTTTGTCGGATTTGTATCAGCGGCCCGGGCCAAGTATGATCCGGCCAAGGGCGGATATTACCCCCGGCATGATATCCGGCTGGACAAGGCGATGGCATGGATCGCAGATAATACCGGTGATACCGACTGTTTTATGGCGGTGACGGCCGAAAACAACGATCTGGCGCTGGTTATGCAGGAGCGCCCGGTGTATCTCGGGTATATCGGTCATGTGGCGCATCTTGGTTTGTCATGGCAGGAGCGGTACAATAATATCACGAAGACATACCGGATGAATCTTGCGCCCGATGAAGTGGATTATATTTTCTACGGCCCGGTGGAAAAAAAATATTTTCCCAATGCCCGGCCGTCTTTCCCGGTTGTTTTTCAGGATGAAAATGTCGTGATATATAAAGCGCGGCGCTGACTCTCTATTTGCCCTTGATCAGTTCCATGATATAATCCCAGAATGAAATCAACAGCAGAATAATAAAGGCGATCAGGACCACCCAGTTCCACGAGTCCTTCGGTTTCTTTCTGTCGTAAGTATCATAATCGGGAGCGACCTTGAAATAGCTTAGTTCGTTGATGATTTCATCGACACTCTGGTAACGATGCACCGGATTTTTGTCGAGCATTTTCATGATAATCCGGTTCAGTCGTTCCGGGATTTCGGGGTTGAAAGTGAGCGGCGGCTGCGGAGTGATCGATTTTATCACTTCGGCAACGCTCTTGCCGCTGTCGCCTATGAAGGGCTGACGGCGGGCGGTCATGGTGTAAATGAGAATCCCGAGCGAGAAGATATTCGAGCGTTCGTCGATATCTCTGAAACTTACCTGCTCGGGTGACATGAACGAGACAATATCGAACGGCAGCGAATCGATATCGCCGGCGGCGGTAATCGAGGTGTCGATCATGCTGAAATTAATGAATTTGACCTGTTTTTCGCGGGTGACGACGACCTGCTCGGGAATCATGAGCTGTGCCAGCATCCGGTTGTCATGAAGTGCCTTAATTCCGGCACAGAGTTGTCGCGATATTTCGACGGCGCCGTCGATCGAAAGACGGCCGCTTTGCATCATCTGCCTCAGGGTCAACCCTTCGGCGTATTCCATGACAATGTAATCCCGGCCTTCAAGGCGGCCGACTTCAAAAACCTCCAGCAGATTAGGATGCTTTATTTCATGGGCCCTCTCGGCGCCCTTGATCATAATATCGCGGATTTCCTTTTCGGCTCGGTCGTCATCAAACAGCAGTTTAAGCGTGACTTTTTGCTTATTCCAGGTATCTTCGGCCAGATAAACCGTGCCCAAAGCGGTGGCGCCGATTTTTCGGATAATTTCGTAATGAGATATTCTGGCTCCGGCACTCAAAGTGCCGGCGGGGCCGTTTTTTTTATTCCGGGCGTTCCAAGGCATAGCCTCATTCCTCACTGGTTTTATCGTATGGTCCTGTTTTCAAGATACATTGGGGCAGCCTGAAAACAACAATAATATCCTACTTTAAAGGTCGGGGCGGTTTGGGTCGCTTGTAGAAAACTACGATTTTCGCGGCAAAACCTGGATGTGAAAGAGGCCGGAAGTCTAAATATTTTAATTGTTTAATGACGGGCTATTTCTTATAATCCAAAGGTTATGTTGAAACCGCATAATACCGGTAAACGTAAATTGTACCAAAGGGTTTAATTGGCGGCAGACGATAAGATATTGATCGAGAGCGCCCTGGGGGGGGACCAAAGCGCTTACAAGCAACTGATGACCCGGCATCAGTCGGCCATTTTTCATATTGTTTTCAAGATTGTCCGGGATAAGGAAACCGCGGCCGATTTGGTACAGGAGACGTTTATGAAAGCATTTTCATCACTGGCGACCTATCGCGCCGAGTACAAGTTTTCCACATGGCTTTATCGTATAGGCGCCAACTGCGCGATCGATCACTTGAGAAAGCAAAAAATCCGGACTCTTTCGCTTGACGCACCGACCGAAACGGCGGACGGTACGATCGAGATGGAAGTTCCCGATGATTCCTATAATCCCGAACGGGACCTTCTTGAACGTGAACGAAAAATCTCTATCAACGACGCCATTGACTCCCTGCCGGAAAAATATCGAATGGTTATCGTTTACCGTCATAAAGACAATAAATCTTATGAAGAGATTGCCGAGGCATTGAATATACCGATTGGAACGGTCAAGGCCCGAATTTTCCGGGCAAGGGAATTATTGAAGAAGAAATTGCGGCCTTTTTAGCATTTTAAGAGTGACCGATATGAAGAGAATTCTGCCATATTTGCTGGGATTAGTCCTGTTTTTTGGTATTGACGCCGCCGGCAAGACTTTCAGTTTTGAATATCAGAAAATAGTTGAGGTTCCCGAAAAACCGGAGTTAATCATTAATAATTCGGCCGGGGATATCAAAATAACCGGGGCGCCGGTTGAAACCATAACAATTAATGCTATCAAGCATGTCCGGGCGGCGGAGCAGGACGAAGCGGAAGAGGTGGCCGAGCACATTGAAATCAAGGTGACGCAGGACCGGGGCAAAATTTCCATCAAGACAAACTTCCTTAAACTCAAGAGCCGGTCGGAGTCATTCTGGAGCAAGCTTTTTGGAAGCGGCGAGGATTCATTCGGCTCGGTCGATTTTGATATAACGGTGCCGCAAAGGTGCAAGTTAAGCGTGGATAATTCATCGGGGACAATTGCGATATCGGGAGTATCAGGTGATGTAACCGCTACGGGCGTATCGGATAAGATGACGCTTCAGGATATTTACGGCGATTTGGTTCTGAATATGATGACCGGTGATGTCACCCTGACCAGTATAACCGGGCGGGCCGATATAACGACCGGCGGATCAAATATTGATTTTACATCGATTACCGGCGCAGTTGATATACATTCGACCTCGGGAATAAAGAAAGGCTTATATATTTCAGGGCCGGTGACAATCTCGCAAACATCAGGGGCCGTGGATATCGCATATCTAAACGGCGACCTGCAGCTTCGTTCCACATCAGGAAAAGTCACCGTCGGGCAGGAAGAAGGCACGATCAGTATTCAAACACACACCGGCGATGTTGAAATAAAGACAGAACTGTTTTCGGACAAGGATTTTTACGTTTCAACCACCACGGGCTCAATTATTTTCAGCCTTCCCGAAACGACTTCGGGAAAAGTGCGTATAGAAACAAGCAGTGGACAGATTATAACCAAGCTGCCCGTTTCGATTGAGTCGGTAACGCAAAACAAACTGACGGGCAGTTTTGGGAGCGGCGGGCCGCAGATTACGTTGATAACGGAATCCGGCGATATTACCGTTACGGAATATTAGGAGTCGTCGATGACAGGGTCGTTTAAGACATTCTGGAAAATATCAGGGGCGATTATCGTGATTGCCCTGATACTGCCTTTTTATATATTTGCGGCAGCTCCTTCCGATAATGAAAAGACCCCGCTTAAAGACTCATCTGCTATCCGTGAGATGAAGGATGAGAAAGCCGCTGCCGATGAAGAAAGGCTGCTCCTGGAAGCTGAGACCCGCCGGCTGGCTGGTCAGAAAGGTGACACTGTTTTCACGGAAATACATGTTTCTCCCGACGGCGCCTATGCAATCGACAGTGCCGGTAATGAATGGGAATATGATTTTACGCAGGACAAGTTTATAACCGAGGAATTTGATAAGACCGGGACCAAGACAGTCTTTGGCAAAAAGCGCCCGGCTCCGCCTGTTCCGCCCGCTCTCGACGAAAAGCAGCTCGAGGAAATCGCCAAAAAGATGGAAAAAGCAAAGAGCATGAAGGGGCTCAAATTCGGGTCGGTTTTGATCGACACCGACGAAAAGGTTCGCGGCCCGATTATAGCCATGGGAGCCGTGACGGTGAGAGGGAAAGTTATCGGCGATGTCTTTTCGTATCAAAAGATTACGGTGACCTCAACCGGCCAGATAACCGGCAATGCCCGGGCTCCGGAAATTGTCAAAATGCGCGGCGGGATTATTTTGGGTGACCGGCTGGAGCAGGATTTCTTTCAAATGCCGCCCGATATTGAAGACATTTTCAAGGGCAAGTCATTTTCCGAAAATTCTTATGTCGCCCTGATTGCCAATACTATCATATATTTTGTTCTCTTAATCCTGTGCCTGCTGGCCATAGCCATTTTTTCGCGGCCTGTCGACCGCGTAAAAGTCTGTCTTCAGAAAAGTTTCTTCAAGTCATTTTTTGCCGGTCTGCTAATCTGGGTTGCCTATACCCCGGTTATGGGCCTTTTGGTACTGACTATTATCGGCATACCGGTGGCCCTGATAGCAATGCCGATTTTAGTGACGCTGGCGGCAATTCTCGGAGTAATCGGGTTCAGCCAGTTAGTGGGCGAAAAAATGTCGAAATACATCGGCGGTATCTCCAAATCGCAAGTGTGGCAGGTTCTTCTCGGTATTACGCTTCTGGAAGTATTCTGGATTTTGATGTCACTCTTTTATATTAAACCAGGAGGCGTCGGAGAAGGCTTCGCCATTCTATTCATGGTGCTTTCGATAATTATATGGTCCATAGCGGTGACAGCCGGCGTCGGCGCCGTCTTCCTGACCCGTTATGGTCGCAGAGAGTGTAAAGCTTCCATCGATATTGAAATCAGAATTGACGGCGTCAAACCGCCGCCACCGACGCCGCCGCCATTGAGCCCGGACAAATAAAAATAACCTGAATTTTGATAGTCAGGAGTCGCTATGTTTGTAAGAATAAGCATTGCCGTAATATCAGTTATCCTGATAATATCCGGCGCACTATCGGCGGGGGTGCTGGAAAAAGAGAGCTTTATTTTCCCGAAAGATGATATCGAGAAGGTCGTAATTCATGCCGATTTGGGCGCGGGCAGGTTCAGCATCAAGCCGGCCGACATGGAAGAGATATTCAAAGCGGATGTGGAATACAGTGCTCGGAGGTTAAGAGTTTTTGCCGATTATGAAAAGGAGGGCGGGACCGGCTATATCGATTTCGGTTCCGATCTAAGCTGGAAAAAGGAATTCGACACTAAAGATAATATGTGGGACATCATCTTATCCAATCGCTACCCGGCCGAAATGGAGATTGATATCAGCGCCTGCGAGGCGGACTTTGACCTGGGTGGGATTCCAATTACCTATCTCGATTTCGACCTGGGCGCGGCCGACGGCAAACTGGACTTCAGCAAACCAAACCCGGACATAGCCGACAAGGTCAATTTTGATGCCGGAGCGGGTAAATTCGAAATATCCAACCTCGGAAACCTCAATTTCAGGCGGCTGTACCTTGATGGCGGAGCAGGTAAATTCGAGATCGACTTTTCGGGTAAATATACCATGAGATCCAGAGCAAAAATATCTCTCGGGTTGGCCTCAACCGTCATCTATATACCGCGCGGAGTTCCCTTCAGCATCGAGGCCGACGACAGTTTCCTGTCATCGATGGATTTCGATGAACTGGAGCAGTTCGAAGTTGACAAAGGTTTTTATGAATCTGACGATTATGAATCATCGGATATCGGCCTGGAGCTTGAAGTCAATGTCGGTGTCGGATCGGTGGAGTTCCGATGGGCGGATTGATTCTTTTAGGAGTTTTGAAGAGCCATCCCAACCGGGGATGGCTTTTTTTTCGAACTTTAATACCGATAAAGTGTTAAATAATAGCTTGAAATGGAGTTAAAAGTTTTTTATTGTCATATGATATATTATTCGCGACTGTCGTCAGCAGGTCGTATAAACAATTGTCGAGGTAACTGATGAGAAAATCTTTCCTGTTTTTGGTGCTTTTGGCATTAACGTTCAAAGTCGGCCTGGCCGAAGTTTCGCCATTACAAAAAGAAATATTTATGGCGCGAGATAAGGTTCTTCCCGCGCTTGTGCATATACAACCGGTCATAACCGATTTCAGAACCGGCAAAATGAGAAAGCAATCGGTGGTCGGTTCCGGGGTCATTTTTCACAAAGACGGCTATGTCGTCACCAACTACCATGTCGCCGGCAAAGCCGAACGGATTATTTGCACCATGCCCGATAAAGAGCAGGTCAAGGCCGAATTGATCGGCGGCGATCCATTGACAGATATTGCCGTAATTAAACTTGACCTTTCGGAGTACTCCGGGAGTATTCAGGTTGTTGAATTCGGCGATTCCGACCAGCTTCAGGTGGGACAATATGTCCTGGCCATGGGTTCCCCCCTGGCCCTGGCGCGCTCGGTATCATGTGGTGTCATTTCCACCACCGACCGCTATTTTCCGGGAGAAACGCGGCTTCCCTCAGGCGAGAAGACCGGCATTTACAACAACTGGATCCAGACCGATGCGGCTATAAATCCGGGAAATTCGGGCGGACCGCTGGTTGATTTGAACGGGAAGATTGTCGGCATCAATTCCCGGGCGACCCTGTTCGCCAACAACATCGGGTTTTCGATTCCGATTAACATCGTCAAAGAAGTCATCAAAAATATCCTGGAAAAGGGAAAGGTGACCAGAAGCTGGATCGGCGTGCAGTGCCAGGAACTTCAGAATCTGGAATCATGGTTCGGGACGGAGATTAATGAAGGGGTCTTGGTCTCGTCGATCGACTCCAAATCACCCGCCGAAGAGGCCGGACTGAGGGCCGGTGATATTATTCTTAAAATGGATCAGCAGCCGGTCTCGGCGAGATTCGCCGAGGAACTTCCGGCCTTCTATAAAAAAGTCGCCGATCATCCGATCGGCAGCAATATCGAGATGACCATTTTGCGCAAAGACAAGACCATATATGTCAATGTCGAGACACATGAACTGGGTGAAATTCTCGGCGAGGACCTGGAATGTAAGGAGTGGGGATTCACGGTGAAGGGAATTACCAAACAGATGGCGGTCGAAAATCTGCTTGAGGATACTCTCGGCGTCTTTGTCTCCGGGGTCAAGCGCGTCGGCGCCGCCGCCGATGCGGGGCTTCTGCGCGGCGATATTATTCAGGGTCTTAATGAACAGCCGACACTAACGTTTGAGAAGTTCTTCAAAACATATAACGAAGTGATTGTAGCCGGTCTTGAAAAAGTTCTGTTAACGGTAAAGCGTTCCGGAAGTACTAAGTTTGTGCTTATAAAGGTAAATAATCATAAAACGGCGGAAGAAAATAAATAAAGGAGCAATAAGGTGAGGTTGATAGTTTCATTGATGATTGTACTTCTGTCGTTCGGCACGCTGTCGGCGCAGAATTTTAATTTTGATAAAATTTACGGCGAGGCGTCCCAATATACGGTGGCGGTCAACCTGGTTATCGAGGTTTCCTTCGGGACACAGACGACCGAGGCAAAAAATCGCGGCATCGGCAGTATTGTCGGCTCGGATGGATTGGTGATGTTTGACGGTACCCCGATCGACAGCGATGATCCCTTCTCGATCATGTCGGGCATGCAGGTCAGCGCCAATCCCAAGAGCATTGAAGTGGTCATGATGGACGGAACCAAATACCCGGCCGAGTTTATCGGGATTGATCGTTTCACCAAAATCGGCTTTTGCCGGATTATTTCGGAAGACAAGAAAAAATTCCCGTCCGTAAAGTTCAAGGACAGAAAAAGCTTCAGGGTCGGTGAGTGGCTGGCCCTGTACACATTGCTTCCCGAATATGTTTCGCCGCAATTGGGCGCCGATATCGGATTGGTTTCGGCCAACATTAACGAGCCGGAGCAGTTTATTTTGACGGCAGGATTCAACGAACTTGAAATTACATCGATTTTATATGACACTTCCGGGGCACCGGTGGGGATTCTGGGCGATCTTGAAAATCCGGCTCTGTCCGGTTTCGATGCTTCGCGTATGATGGAATCATTCTCCAATATGGAGGATTTTGTACCGCTGCTGGGGGTTGTTGAAGCGGACCGGCTGAACAAATTGATTAAGGATCCTCCCAAACTTGGAAAAATCGACCGCGGCTGGCTGGGCATATATCTTCAGGCTTTAACACCGGATATCGCTGAATTCTGGAACGTCGGCACCAAGGGCGGTATAATCGTGAATGAAGTCGTCAAGGATTCTCCGGCCGATTCGGCGGGAATGCTGACCGGTGATATCATTTTCGAACTCGAAGGACACCCGGTCGAGGTCAACAAGGAGGAGAATCTTCCGGTCTTCCAAAAGAAAATATCCGAACTGGGGGCGGGGGCATCGGTCGCCATGACGATCCTTAGACGGGCCGAGAATGGTCTTGACACTCTGGGATTGACCGTCACTCTGGCCCCGGCGCCGATATCACCGGCGGAGGCGCCCGAGTATGAAGACAATAATTTCGAGATGAAAATCCGTGATATGGTATTTGCCGATTACAATATTTTCAATCTCGACCGAGATTTCAAGGGTGTGGTCATAAAGGAGATCGAACCGGGAAGCTGGGGCGCGGTCGGCGGAATCTTTCCGGGCGACATAATTCAGTCAATCGATGGCGTCAAGACCGATTCGGTTGAGGACGCGCGGGTGGCTCTGGAAAAGGTCGATACCGAGCGTCCGGCTGAAGTGGTTTTCTTCATCTGGCGCGACAGCAAGACACTTTTCATAAATATCAAAACCGACTGGTAAAATTCCTGACCGTCGGCCGGGTTAACCGACCAACGGTTTTTATTCCAGGTAGCTTTCAAGATTTTTATAGAATTCGGTCTCTTCGGCTGAGTTGTGAATAAGATAGCCGACCCCGGAGGCATTAAGCATTCCAGCATACGAGATAAAGAAATTGTACTTACGCTCCACGAGGCTGAGTTCATTCGACGAGGCATACTTCTCGACCGCCAGCAGGTCAAGGGTCGTGAGTTGCCCCGCTTTGAATTTTTTATAACTTGCTGTGAGATTGTCCGAGGCAAGATTTTTGGTGAAGTAACTCATCGGAAGCGTCGATACCTGTGCCAGCAGTTTCTCGACCGCGGCCACGATCGTCTCCATGCGTTCGAATCGGATCATGTCTTTCTTGTAGAGCCGCTCATCCATCCCCGCTTTGAGTGAGGCTTGGTTGTGTTTCCATTGGGAACCGGACAAAAGCGGTATAGTCAGGTATCCGCCGATGGTCCAGGAATCGTTGTTGCGGCCGTATTCAGGTTCATATTCATCACTGTACGAATATTTCCCGCGCAAGGTGAGTTCCGGTAAGTACCTTCGGCTGCTTTTTGCGATCAAATCGCGTTGAATTTCGATCGACAATGCGGCCACCTGCATCTCAGTCGAATTGTTGATGCCAGTCCGGACCAGGTAATCCTCGAACTTTTTCTGTTTCTCAATATTTGCGGTATAATTATCGAATTTGCGGGCCATGGCAACCATGATTTCCGGCG
The candidate division Zixibacteria bacterium HGW-Zixibacteria-1 genome window above contains:
- a CDS encoding peptidase S1 gives rise to the protein MRKSFLFLVLLALTFKVGLAEVSPLQKEIFMARDKVLPALVHIQPVITDFRTGKMRKQSVVGSGVIFHKDGYVVTNYHVAGKAERIICTMPDKEQVKAELIGGDPLTDIAVIKLDLSEYSGSIQVVEFGDSDQLQVGQYVLAMGSPLALARSVSCGVISTTDRYFPGETRLPSGEKTGIYNNWIQTDAAINPGNSGGPLVDLNGKIVGINSRATLFANNIGFSIPINIVKEVIKNILEKGKVTRSWIGVQCQELQNLESWFGTEINEGVLVSSIDSKSPAEEAGLRAGDIILKMDQQPVSARFAEELPAFYKKVADHPIGSNIEMTILRKDKTIYVNVETHELGEILGEDLECKEWGFTVKGITKQMAVENLLEDTLGVFVSGVKRVGAAADAGLLRGDIIQGLNEQPTLTFEKFFKTYNEVIVAGLEKVLLTVKRSGSTKFVLIKVNNHKTAEENK
- a CDS encoding RNA polymerase subunit sigma-24, which encodes MTRHQSAIFHIVFKIVRDKETAADLVQETFMKAFSSLATYRAEYKFSTWLYRIGANCAIDHLRKQKIRTLSLDAPTETADGTIEMEVPDDSYNPERDLLERERKISINDAIDSLPEKYRMVIVYRHKDNKSYEEIAEALNIPIGTVKARIFRARELLKKKLRPF